The region CTTCTGTGTATGGGCAGCTGTTCTACCATCTGAGCTCAACCAGTGCCCATTAACTATGGTTTTAAAGTAGCGGCAATGTACTCTTGTGGCTAAATTGAAACTCTGTAACATTTAACACATAACAAAATCTTAAATGGAGTTGAAACTTGATTAATTAACCAGCATTAGTCCCATGTTTATCTTTTGCACAGCAGTTTGGGCTTCAACAAAAATTACTGTGATGTGCTTCCTTGCTCTCTTTTATAAGTTGAATTTAAGTCTGTTAAAATGCTGCATAATTCTGATCAAATCTAACATGGAATTACAGCTTTTAAGTGTGTATCAACAGTATTTGACTTTCACTCTGTGATTGATAAGTTAATGTAAATCCATGTTGTTAAGGTTATCTATTTCCCTAAAtttttcattcatacatttttcacCCTCAGTCTGATCCAAACAGCATGATTTACATGCTTTTATCTAATCTTTTATCTCTTAAAACTCTCTGTGTAAAGAATATGACATCTTGATCTTAACAAGTATCAGCTGAAGGATAACTTCGTAATAATCTGTTACCCCCACCCAAAGAGGAAGTcgttttttttcatcataatgTATGATGAAATATCCTGGATGTAAGTCACATGTCAGCATACACTATGAACCAACACTcttaaaaaataaggaaatgttCTCTGTTCTCTGAATTTGTAGGTGCAGGAGGATCCCAGTCAATCCCAGGCTTATATCTTTCAAACAGAAActctaatgattttttttaatatatatccAGCAATCACTGAAACGTAAAGATGTTCCCAGAAAGGAAAAGATCTGTCTTTAGAGGAAGCCCAGTGTGGCTGTTTCATGTCTGATCGATTGGCTTCCTGGAATGTCTCCACAATGTAATCAATAACGTAGAGTAGAGGTTTTGATGTCTCTCCCACAAAGGTCATGTTGTTCACCTACCATGAATATCACAAGTTCCTCTTTTAAGCAAATAATATGTTGTGTGTGGGAGCTATTAAGGAGTTAAATTAGTGCCTCGCATGCCTTAAAGTTCACCTTTGTTTTGTATTACTCTTGCAGATCCTAATAGAGTTCTGTGCAGGCGGTGCAGTGGATGCCATCATGCTGGGTAAGTCTCTCCTTTATTGAGggaaacctaaaaaaaaatgtcctaaagctttttctttcctccatcctccaGTGCCAGCTCTTTTTATTCCAACCAGAAGCctctgtgggatttttttttccctctcgcCAGTTAAAGAGGCCACTCCAACTGTGTAATTATTGAAGCTTAGATTTCAAGGAGCAGTTTGTccactttttgcagtttttcctctcttgttttgaagcacacagaaacacaacaacacCTTTTTCTTATGTGCGAATCACACTGACAAAAGGATACCAATTTTTTCCCTTCACTGTTGGATGTTGATGCTTTTGGCTTTGTGGTCTGACTCAActagaacacattttttcccccatatttGTCTAGTCATACATGCTGGCTGGTTTCAAGGTGGAGTTTGGTCCTTCTGTTGCTAACGGTTACCAACAGGCTTtcatattcagtgtttttattaccAAATGGCccagtctgtgtgtgtgaaaatGCCTTAAAACTTAAACATATTTCCAGGAAAATATGACCACTTACAAATTCTATGTCTGTATGTCTATCTGCAGAACTGGAGAGACCCCTTACGGAGCCACAGATTCGTGTAGTTTGTAGGCAGACCTTAGAGGCCTTGTGTTACCTCCACGAGAACAAGGTCATCCACAGAGACTTGAAAGCTGGAAACATTCTCCTTTCGTTGGATGGAGAAGTCAAACTAGGTAAAGTCACCATTTTGCTACTGCATCTGCTATTGTTATATTCCACTCTATTAGAGGGAAGGATTATTTAGCGTCTTTGCTCAGAAATACTTAACAAAACAACAGCTGATTATCTGTTGATTCTCTCTCAGATGGTTGTCCTTGGTGGCCAAGCTAAAACCTCCCTACAGGGCCAGCTCTAATAGGCCTAAAAAGCTAATGAGCAAAGTCAATTGCAGATCCTTTAGCCATAAGTGCTTTGGCAGCCAGCTGAGCTGTGTGACAATAGGGAGTACAGCACAGTGTTTGCATGTGATAACAATCACTCATTCATCTGGCatcatataaaaataaaaagtaagaactgtATATTTTTAGCCACCACTTGCGTACTGGAGTAGCTGGTATGTTGAATTGATTACATAATATTCCTGCAAAGTAGAAGTGACTGTGTTGCTGCTGTAGCATCTATAGCTGCAGGCTCTGCAATGATTCACAATCTGTAGGCAGAGGGTCATTATGGTGCCTGGCAAACAATAATTATCAAGCAGTCACCAGGGACCTAATGATAGATCTCTGTTTCCCTCTAATGTATACACTCTGTAAGTGGTGCGAGGAGAGGAGCAGTTTGCAGAGGTAACTGAGCTGCAAGATGTGATTATGGATCTGTGAAAGCGTTGTGAAAGGAAGGTTCGGTCTCGTCTGAAGACTTTTCCAGGTATACATTTGAAACCGCTTAATTCACTGAAGAATTTTGTAGCTGCTATAGGAATATAATGTAAGAATGAcacaatgttatttttttgttaccacctttaaaacaaaaaaactccattattttaatgattgatagtatcaaaaagtaccagatattttaaaaatgtgcagatCATTtgtcatattaaaaaaatgacagagagTTTAGGTAGCCCACTCGAGTTCACAGGACAGAAAACACTAATGTTTCTATAGTTGTTTTTGGCATCTCAGAAGTTACATTTGTCGTAAAATACAGTGCATCTAGAAAGTATTCGGACCccctcacttttttcaattatgttacgttgcagcctgatgctacagtaaaaaaaaaatattctcattaatccacactcagtaccccatcatgacaaggTGAAATcagttttagacatttttgttaatttattaaaaaataataaacctGGAATATCATATGAAGATAACTATTCAGAACCTCTACAACAACACTTGAACTTAAGCTCAGGTTCTGCCCTGttcttttaaatgttgctgagatgtttctacaccttgattgaagTCCCCCAGTGGTAAAGCTTGGCTTTCTTGTGAGTTCTTTGCAAACTCCAAGAGGGCTTGTGTGTGTCTGACCTGAGGCATCCATCTAGTCACTCTGTCACAAGcctagatcagtggagggctgcagtggtgcttgtccttctggaactttgacCCTTCTCcaaacaggatctctggagctcagtcagagtgaccatcaggttcttggtcacctctcttactaggGCTCTtatcccctgattgctcagtttggccagagGACCAgcctcttggaagagtcctggatGTGCTAAAcctcttccatttgagaatcactGAGACCACTGTGCTATTGGGAACTTTAAAAGTAACACATTTTTcatagccttccccagatctgtgccttgcaacaatcctgtctctgagctctgcaggcagttcctttgacctcatggcttggtttttgcacTGGTATGCATCTTCAGCTGTAAGCcatctatagagaggtgtgtgcctttccaaatcatgtaaaatcaatgtaatttaccacaggtggacctCAATCAAGTtgaagaaacatctcagcaaagatcaggagaaatgggaggcaccaGGGCTAAATTTGAACTGTTGTTGcagggtctgaatatttatgtcagtgtgatatttcaagggttttttttttttttaagtgtattcGGATCCGGGTAGTCCAAAATTGTGGTATCCTGACAACCCTAatatgatttgtgttttttttttaaatatcttccATGCCAATAGAGTTGCAGTCAAAACAGAAGGTCTTATTATACAATCAAGTTTGATGCACTAATGAAAAGAATCATATTTCATTCCTTCTTTCAGCTGACTTTGGGGTATCTGCTAAAAATACCAAGACATTACAGAGAAGAGACTCTTTCATCGGCACTCCGTATTGGTGAGTCAGCAGTCTGCATACAAGAGGGCATTCACCCCTCTCTGACTGATGATTGTGCTAGCGTGTCCCGCAGCAAGGGGAAGGATTCTTCCATATTGTGGctagaaactaaaaatgtagaataacaaaaaaatgccTCATTCAGAAAAGCATAAATGCATTCTCAGACTTAATGCTTGTAAATATGTGTGgcttttactcttaaatgtaaAGAGAATTTGTTAATAAAAGGAGTCAGAAAGACAATACAGCATTACCAACAGACATATTCACTTGCAGTTCAAACTTGGCTTAGCTGATTACAAACCTGTAACATGTAATTCTGCAGGATGGCCCCAGAGGTGGTGATGTGCGAAACTTCCAAGGATCGTCCATATGACTACAAGGCCGACATCTGGTCCCTTGGGGTAACCCTGATAGAGCTGGCACAGATTGAGCCGCCCAACCACGAGATGAATCCCATGAGGgtgctgctgaaaatagccaagtCCGAGCCGCCCACACTCATGCATCCTTCTCGCTGGTGAGTTGTTTGCCTAAGTGGTGACAAGAGAGGTGGCACTGGAATGTTTACTGATTCAAGATAAGGACATTTTGACTGTTGTTGATGTTTGACTGCTAGAAGGATTGTGCTTAACTGAGAGGCCAGGAGGATGATTGGTTTTCAGTGTATTTCAGAAAGCAGCAGGAAATTTACTGTGCTATTTTAACTTGTGTTGTTTTACTGAAAAGGTCACCAGAATTCAACGACTTTCTACGGAAAGCACTTGACAAGAATGTGGACAATAGATGGAGTTCAGTACAGCTTCTGCAGGTGAGCTGCCCTGCCCAAATTTACTACCTGCTTTTATCTCAAAGTCAAATCCATACAAcccaaaaagaatatttttaaggaGGACACTTTTTGTTCTTATGTTATTCAAGCATataaatttctttttaatttgatttcttGTATCCCTGGCCATCTCTGCAGCATCCTTTTGTCACCAGTGTCACAGATAGCAGACCTCTAAGAGAGCTCATCGCCGAGGCTAAAGCAGAAGTCACAGAGGAGATTGAAGATagtaaagaggaggaggaagaagatgagCCTGATACACCTCTAGTATGTTGTTTTATTGATATATGTATGTTAGGGGGGGAATTCTTCAGTAACTGTGGATTTGATTGGATTCAGTTTGATTATAGAAGCTTAAAATGTATATTTGATTTTTCCGATTCATTCCTTCCCGTCTCCCCTATGGCAGGATGGTTTGACGCACACTGgcacatgcctgtcaatcactgtattaACAGTGACTCCATTCATAAATAggttaataatttattttttgtgaagaaatgtttATCTATAACTAAGCTCATGGTTTCAGTCAGAGGAGAGGCCTTTATTATGATCTCAAAAAGGGGCattaagctgtctttttttataattgagggagttttttttacaggtttttagttctttctagttctatgtttttatttccaaatagtGTCAGAGACCCCCCTGCAGCTGGGCAGTgttttgcacactgatggttttaaatggttttatgccTGTCCAGTCATTGTTTTCACTACATTAGTTTGAATACCCACATTTAGTAATGAGTAGATTTGCCATgaatttagtcatgcattttttaacatttaaaatgctgatcttattttattgaatgaGCTGGAAAATAGATGAAGTGATGCTGTGTGCATGTGGTCAGCAGCTTATTTTAACTCTGAGAGTGGGTGTTAGCAAGCATGGCATGTTGTGTTTCCTTTGGTCAAACTTTCTCTTACCTTTGCAAATGTAGAATCCAACTTTCTCTATAACCTCTGCCTTCAGTGAGAACAGGATGGGTTAAATGTCTTGCTGTCCCATAGACAGTAAAAGCAGTATTTCAGACAATGCTATGCATTAATGACACTGAAAGCTATCATGGTAATGCAGTGGACAGATGAACCAGAACAAGCTTTCCTCTTGCAGCATGGCACCAAGGCAGGTAGAGAGGGTGCATGTGAGAAAATGCATGTAGCAGGTTCTCTGAGCTAAAACTGTCCACTGGTGAACATTTATTCAGGGCAAAAGAATAATATGTTCTGATAAGATagcttttttaatcaattcaGAACCACAGAACTAAGTATTTACAAATCTGACATCAATCCTTTTTCCCACATGTCCATTATACTATGAGAGCCCtaacaaatgtttttgaggAACAATTTGTGCTGTGGCTTATTTTATCACTCACTGGTGTCATGTTGTTTGGCTCAGGCGGCTCCAGGGCACAAGAGAGCGCCATCAGATGTCAGCGTGGCCAGCTCAGAGGATGACAAAGTCACACCGACTCCTGCCACTCTGGAATCTGTAACTGAGAAGATGGAGACAGTTCCTGCTGAGGATCAGATCAATGATAAGCTCTCTGGCGAAGGCCAAGGAACAATTGAGGTTAACAAGACTGATGAGGAGAAACTCAATGAGGTGTCTAATGCTGGCAGTGAAGAGCTGGTATCTGGGCTAACAGAGCCTACAAAGGACTTGGTCTCACAAACTCCTACAGAGCCTGAAACAGAGGATACTAAAATTGAAGAGATTCCCAATGAGCCTGCTGTATCACAGCCAGAAGAAAATGGTGAAACAACACAAGTGTTTGTCCcagaaagtgaagaaaaagagggagaacagaaagaaacaccagaggagaaaacagaggaTGAAGCTTCTCAAGTTattgaagaaaaacaagaagtgGAGGAAGGGGAACACGAGggagaagagacagaaaaagaagcagGTACAGAAGAAGTCAAAGAATCTCAAGAGCAGCTTGAAGATAAACAAGTGGAATCTGAATCTTTATCGGGAGAAGTGGAACAGCCAGAAGAAGAAAGCAAAGACCCAGAAGAGGAGATCCCTCCACAGAAAGATGCAGAGGATAGTATAGAAGATGCAGCTAATGGCCCAGATGTAATGAATGCAGACACACCGACTATAGAATCAGAATTAATAGACACAAACATTAATGGAGAAACAGACACAAAGCCCTCAGATGAAGTTATTATAGAGAAGGAGGCCACAGAGGGTCAGCCAGAGGAGGAGAAACCAAAGGATGAGGCTCCTAAAGACGAAGAGCAGCCTAAACAAGAGGAGGAGGCTAAACTAGAGGAACAGACACCATCTGAGCTGACTAATGGAGTTAGTAATGAAGCCAAAGAAGTCCCAGAGGATTCACAGCCAGTGGCTCCATGTGAAGATGTCCCTGTGAAGGAAGACGAGGAGAAAACTACTCCTGTAGATGAAGTCACCTCCCAAGATACTGTCTCTGTCCAGGAGAGTGAAACGGACTCAGAATGCAAGATGGAACCAGGAAGCCCCTTGGTGATCAAGTCAGATATGGAGAAGGACTCTGACTCTGGGAGCAGCTCTGCAGCTGACAGCAGCAGCCTCGACCTCAATCTGTCCATCTCTAGCTTCCTGTCTAAGAGCAAAGAGGGCTCTGTGTCCATGCAGGTAAAATAGGCTGTGCCTCACTTCCAACTTCAGTTGTGAATtcaatttatttatgttttatttgtgccactATAAACTCGCCTTTTTTTTGTAGGAGTCCAAACGTCAGAAAAAGACACTGAAGAAGACACGCAAGTTCATGGTGGATGGTGTAGAAGTTAGTGTGACGACATCAAAGATAGTGACAGATAACGACACTAAGAGCGAAGAGATGAGGTTCCTGAGGTACGCTTGTGTCCAATGTGCTTATTACACTGTCTGTTCTAAATATGTGCATGGCCTATTTAACATGTCTGCCTTAAATAGTTTCATTCATCTCACACAACTCCCACAGCTTTTTGCAAATGCCAGATGGGTTATCTCTTGTGGTGCATGCTGCATTATGTTACTGTCATCTCTCTTTTAAAGACACGAGAAGTGCTGCTCTGAATGTTTGGACAATGCTGGCTGTGTAATGATTCACTGTCAGTAATGCACAGAGTTAGCATGTACAAATTTAATGGATATTGTCTCAGAAATGAAGGGACAAGGACCATCAATTCAGGAAATAGTGTCGTATTAAAACATATGATAAACCATCACGGATATGGCAAGACAACTTTTGTGAATAATATCTGAAATATTCATTAAAATCTCTTAAATATTTGACAGTTAAATGTGGTGACATTATGACTgagtgtgttggtgtgtgttgttTCCCCAGGCGACAGGAGTTGAGAGAGCTGCGCCTCCTGCAGAAGGAGGAGCAGAGGGCCCAGCAACAACTGAGCAacaagctgcagcagcagagagagcagatcTACCGGCGCTTTGAACAGGAAACAACTGTGAGTCAGGCTGTTCTTACCGCAGTGgtgtgatgtgtttttatttggcCAACTCCTAGGAAACTAACTTTTTCAACTCAAAGCTGCTCTCAATCAGATGTAGAGGCCTACATGAAACATCTAGCAAGACATGAGTGTGTTTCTATCACATTCACAGCCAGGTTTAAATGACTCAATATCatccttctccttctccctcaAACTTTTGGATGCTGTGTTAAACTAAAGGGCAATTAATCTCCCATAAACACTTTACATAATCTTTTAGAACTgatatatgtgtgtttttattctgtctgtGCAGGCTAAGAAGCGTCAGTATGACCAAGAGGTGGAGAACcttgaaaaaaagcagaagcagACCATCGAGCGGCTAGAGCAGGACCACACCAGCCGGCTCCGAGACGAGGCCAAGCGTATCAAAGCAGATCAAGACAAGGAGCTCTCCAAGTTCCAAAACATGTTGAAGAACAGGAAGAAAGAGGTACGAGTGTGCATGACTGTTTCTGCATTGCAGTGGGCTGATTAGCTCTTAGTTTGGGGTCGTACTTATTTGCATGCGATAGATAAGAGCTCTTTAATGGTGCACGTGTTCAACAACTCACCCGGTGGCATACTTGGCTGTAATGTATTAATCCTGTGGGAGTGGTGCTCTGTGCTGCATGTGTGCAGATGATAGCCAGAGATGCTCTGTGCTGTCTCTCTCATAGATGCTGCTAGCTCCATGTTGTTGTATCCATTATTCATCTGCCCTGAGGCTCCTGGATGCCTCCTTAGCAACACTTTGCTACTGAGTCTATTTGTTCTTTTAGGAGAACTCTTTAATAAAAGTTCAGTCTAAGGATAAGTATAACGCCTTAACATGATGGTGTACTTAGCTTCTTATAAATATACTCTGCTCTTTATTAGCTTTTCTCTGCTTAACAGCCTTTAATGCTTTCCTGAATGTGTTGGTTGTTTAGTTTGCTTTATGCTGATTTTATTGCAGTATACTCTTGGCATCCATTGTTTATTATGAGGCCTTTGTGGTGGTGTGCTGTTTGTAATTTGCTTTTTGAACCACTTACAGTGGTCATTTATCATGCTAGTTGGCTAAAAGCGTTatcttttcagtgtttttatggtCATTTACCTGAGAAAAAACAAGCTTTCTTTGAAAACACATGTTTAACGATTCATTGTTTGCAATGTCCGTGTAAAATTTGCTGTCATTGTGTATTTAACTAACCATGTTtcttgtgtgagtgtgtgaggtgGCTTTGTTAATGGGATGGTTGACGATAAAGATTTCTCTAAGTGGTGTTGGGCTCATTTTGGGAAATAATGATAAAAGCCTAAAGCCAGGGTAACTGATGTGGAATCATCTTAAACATGCTTACTAAAGGATTTAATGAATCAGCTGACAAGCTGCTGTATATTTCAATAGACATAAAAAACACTGGCCTGCCACCTCACCAGTTAACAGCACACAGACACTAAGAGAGGTTATAAACAAATTCACAAAAAGTATTAGACCGGAAAAATGGAACAGGAAATGACATGCTTGTGGTTGATCACCTCGTGCCTGGCAGACTGTTCGAAACTTTTACCTGAACATTAAAGCAGTCTTTGGAACCACAAGTGCATGAGTTGATGCAACGACATCATTAAAGTTTGGAGTTTAATGACTGTAACTTTAGATTTTGTTGCTGCCTTCCCTGGCCAGACTACCCTGTTTTTATACTTGATCTGTGTAATCATGGTTAAGTCTTAAAAACTGGTACATGTTAAAGGTACAGGATCATTTAAGATCATATAAGCTGTGTTACCACCAAGTAATATGGTTGAGTTTGGTTTGGTGTGATACATGattatttacatttctattgTCAAAAGTTGGGAAAGGTACCAAAATATCTGATCAATACgttcctacttttttggcacctttCTGTTGGTGAAGGGTCAGCCGATGCTGATTTTTCAGGGCTGACAGTGATAATGACTATTGGTGATTTATTATACTGATATCAGATATAAAACTTTCTGCTGATATTGACAACTGTGGCTACTCCCCCTCCCCAATATTCAACTGTAATTTAATATGCAAAATTTCTTAATTTCCTCAtcttatgcatttttaataaatcattctatactaTAGCCAACACAATAATAGacagattaaactagggctttaaattttaaagcagTGTCTAAtagtgattattttgactcatattcaGTGTAAATTCTTGTATTGaaaggaatgatcatttttgtgtcaATCTTAGTTCGATGAAGAAAAACCTACCAAAAAAAGGAGAATAGTAAAATTTTTTTATATATGCTCAGAAAAAGGAAAGTGTGTGGAGAAAGGGACATATTATCATTCAAAAGAGCATTGTAAtcagtttaaatgttaaagtcaAATCAATTTCTATCAAGACGCTGCTAAAGTTTTTAGGACTctgcagcaccagcagcagacAATGGGTATTAAAAAGAGAGCCAGATTCCTTCCATTTACCacatcctacctgtgtgagaTAGGTTAATTAAAGACTTACTGCATCTTTGAAAATAGCAGGACATATTAGAATTTGATCTAAATTTTGATAATATTTGCAACTgatttattggctgtaaatataaaacaaGTTTGTGGCATTTTTAGCAGGACCACCACACCTACAGTATGTCAGCAGAGGTCTTTGTTCACCCTCATTTCTTTGtctctaaaatgtattttaaggactgaaatagTGAGTGTGATCTAAATGTATGTATCTGTTTTGATATCCATATAAGCTAAACAGAATTTGGAAATATCGGCAtatctgatataaaaaaaaaaatccaatattgtttATCTCTAATGGGGCTGCTCGATTATGTCAAAAATCATACATTTGGTATTGAGATGACTCATCAATTTAATAACATTACATACATTCATTAAACTTAAACACTCTTAatagtttggaaaaaaaagtgaaaaattattgaaaaacaGGAATGTGTTAAAACACAGATTTCTGATAactaaaataaccaaaaatatcactgaaacattttccaCTTGACAAAACCAGTGGACAAAGCAAGTGTAAAATGGTGTGTGGCACAGTAATCCTTCAGTCTcaattgtcttgtttttataatcTTAGGAAGCCAAATTGTTATTGAACTATAGGGATGCATAGATATCAAATGTTTCCAGACCATGTACAAGTACTTACAGTTGGGTACTAATCGATACTGAGTACAAATAGCTATATAAGAgctatttcctttttttccaattttgtttttaaataaacattaaaaagcctAAATGGCACCAAATGAAGAGCAGTTTGAGAGTTGAAAGaccagctgtttttattgagcTGTGCCATATTATCCAGGTCTCTAAAATGGTCCCTGCACTGCGAGCAAAGCTGGATAGACATCGACTGTGGAAACCCTGGCAAGATCAGGGCTTATTGTACCAAActgcactgaaccaaaccaaaccaaaccgcTTAGCAGAAGCACAACTTTTGTCAGGATCACATCTTAGAACAAGGATAATTTCACAAATAAACCAACAAGACTTGAATGCTTGTTAAAAATTGAAAGGCTTCCAGATGATTCCAACTCAGTTCTTGTTTTTTGATTGCTTCAGAAATTATAATCATCTTGTTGGCTGTGGGGCTTTTCTTAATGCAGAGTATTTCAGCCGGAGCTGATTATGACACTAACATCTTCTGCCATGTTCCAGTCAAATCTTTCTTTTGACTTGACTCTGATTTGTGCAGTTACAACTGTGCTGTGAGAGATTACTAATCAAATGACTGACTGAGAGTTCAAGGAACAGTAAGGCGGTGGGAAAAGCGCATGCTGACTTCTGATCAGTTGGTGGCTGGACTCAGTGTCTCTCCTCTCAGAGTGGGCCGTGCATGTCTTCTACTGTTGTTGGCCAGCTTTGTAAGATTTTCAGAATATAAACTCTGCATACAAACTGTAGGCCGAAAAGGAGGTCGGACAGTCACCCAAGTACATGAGAAAACAGCTCATGAAACGCATAAAGGAGGACCTGTCGCTCCTTAAGACCACTGAGGTAAACTTTcacctgtcctctctcactctGTTAAAGACTACAGTTCATCTTtatctctcttttcctctcactTTCTCCCTGTAACCATAGCTTTTTCAGGGTATTAATATTCAAACACAAGTTCTGTGGAGTTACAGTTTTTCACGATTGCTGAGATACATTTTAAAACTCTTCCTCCCCTTTCACGATTTTacatttaagccattttcacAACCCTCTGATTCTGTGGTCGAAGTCAAACAGTcacatcaaaacatttttaactgagCTCTGGATCCAACTCTGTTCTCACATcacaaaaacagctgtcaaaagTCAAACACTACAGAGCAGTCATTAAACACTAGTGTCCCTCATTGTCATTTTATGAGacagaacttttttttacaatatcCATACACCAATTTGCAAAACAATTTTAGCTGTTACCAATATCTACATGTGGTCAGACATAAAAcgtcagtccttaaaacacacgaTTTAGAGTTTTAGGATGAACAGTTGAACACATTTAGTCCTTATAAAAcagtctttaaagtttaaggaatgataatgaagaagaaaaaagcctcGAGCTAGTGTAGGTTCGTCAGCCTAAAACTTTTCTAACTTACAGTTTTACAGGTTTAAGGTTTAGCCGAACAGGAGGGCCAATTCGATGAATTAGTTTGAGCAACTAACAGTTTGGTTCAGAGAATAGGATAGAGTGTTTAAGCAATTGTGAAAAACTATAATACCTCCAGATTTCTTTTGGAgtacacatttttattaattaacttcagttattattttcatAGGCATCAACGCTACATGACAGAGGTCAGACatgtaaaatgtatatttatctTGTTTGAGCTGCATTAAATGTGcagattttgcttttttttaaacctctttga is a window of Cheilinus undulatus linkage group 6, ASM1832078v1, whole genome shotgun sequence DNA encoding:
- the slka gene encoding STE20-like serine/threonine-protein kinase isoform X3; amino-acid sequence: MSFFNFRKIFKLGPDKKKKQYEHVHRDVNPEEIWDIIGELGDGAFGKVFKAQNKQNGTLAAAKVIDTKSEDELEDYMVEIDILASCNHHHIVKLLDAFYFEGKLWILIEFCAGGAVDAIMLELERPLTEPQIRVVCRQTLEALCYLHENKVIHRDLKAGNILLSLDGEVKLADFGVSAKNTKTLQRRDSFIGTPYWMAPEVVMCETSKDRPYDYKADIWSLGVTLIELAQIEPPNHEMNPMRVLLKIAKSEPPTLMHPSRWSPEFNDFLRKALDKNVDNRWSSVQLLQHPFVTSVTDSRPLRELIAEAKAEVTEEIEDSKEEEEEDEPDTPLAAPGHKRAPSDVSVASSEDDKVTPTPATLESVTEKMETVPAEDQINDKLSGEGQGTIEVNKTDEEKLNEVSNAGSEELVSGLTEPTKDLVSQTPTEPETEDTKIEEIPNEPAVSQPEENGETTQVFVPESEEKEGEQKETPEEKTEDEASQVIEEKQEVEEGEHEGEETEKEAGTEEVKESQEQLEDKQVESESLSGEVEQPEEESKDPEEEIPPQKDAEDSIEDAANGPDVMNADTPTIESELIDTNINGETDTKPSDEVIIEKEATEGQPEEEKPKDEAPKDEEQPKQEEEAKLEEQTPSELTNGVSNEAKEVPEDSQPVAPCEDVPVKEDEEKTTPVDEVTSQDTVSVQESETDSECKMEPGSPLVIKSDMEKDSDSGSSSAADSSSLDLNLSISSFLSKSKEGSVSMQESKRQKKTLKKTRKFMVDGVEVSVTTSKIVTDNDTKSEEMRFLRRQELRELRLLQKEEQRAQQQLSNKLQQQREQIYRRFEQETTAKKRQYDQEVENLEKKQKQTIERLEQDHTSRLRDEAKRIKADQDKELSKFQNMLKNRKKEAEKEVGQSPKYMRKQLMKRIKEDLSLLKTTEEQEFLQKQQQELDGALKKIIQQHKLEIATIERDCLNHKQQLMRAREAAMWELEERHLQEKHQQLKQQLKDQYFLQRHQLLKRHEKEMEQMQRYNQRLIEEMKNKQTQERVRLPKIQRSEAKTRMAMFKKSLRITATASVTPEMEREKIKQFAVQEEKRQKNERLHQHQKHENQMRDLQLQCDSNIRELQQLQNEKCHLLIEHETQKLKELDEEHGQEIKEWREKLRPRKKALEEEFTRKLQEQEVFFKMSGESECLNPTTQSRVSKFYPIPNLHNSGL
- the slka gene encoding STE20-like serine/threonine-protein kinase isoform X1; translation: MSFFNFRKIFKLGPDKKKKQYEHVHRDVNPEEIWDIIGELGDGAFGKVFKAQNKQNGTLAAAKVIDTKSEDELEDYMVEIDILASCNHHHIVKLLDAFYFEGKLWILIEFCAGGAVDAIMLELERPLTEPQIRVVCRQTLEALCYLHENKVIHRDLKAGNILLSLDGEVKLADFGVSAKNTKTLQRRDSFIGTPYWMAPEVVMCETSKDRPYDYKADIWSLGVTLIELAQIEPPNHEMNPMRVLLKIAKSEPPTLMHPSRWSPEFNDFLRKALDKNVDNRWSSVQLLQHPFVTSVTDSRPLRELIAEAKAEVTEEIEDSKEEEEEDEPDTPLAAPGHKRAPSDVSVASSEDDKVTPTPATLESVTEKMETVPAEDQINDKLSGEGQGTIEVNKTDEEKLNEVSNAGSEELVSGLTEPTKDLVSQTPTEPETEDTKIEEIPNEPAVSQPEENGETTQVFVPESEEKEGEQKETPEEKTEDEASQVIEEKQEVEEGEHEGEETEKEAGTEEVKESQEQLEDKQVESESLSGEVEQPEEESKDPEEEIPPQKDAEDSIEDAANGPDVMNADTPTIESELIDTNINGETDTKPSDEVIIEKEATEGQPEEEKPKDEAPKDEEQPKQEEEAKLEEQTPSELTNGVSNEAKEVPEDSQPVAPCEDVPVKEDEEKTTPVDEVTSQDTVSVQESETDSECKMEPGSPLVIKSDMEKDSDSGSSSAADSSSLDLNLSISSFLSKSKEGSVSMQESKRQKKTLKKTRKFMVDGVEVSVTTSKIVTDNDTKSEEMRFLRRQELRELRLLQKEEQRAQQQLSNKLQQQREQIYRRFEQETTAKKRQYDQEVENLEKKQKQTIERLEQDHTSRLRDEAKRIKADQDKELSKFQNMLKNRKKEAEKEVGQSPKYMRKQLMKRIKEDLSLLKTTEAVAQVMIQSFQLSSCALFNAQMQDEQEFLQKQQQELDGALKKIIQQHKLEIATIERDCLNHKQQLMRAREAAMWELEERHLQEKHQQLKQQLKDQYFLQRHQLLKRHEKEMEQMQRYNQRLIEEMKNKQTQERVRLPKIQRSEAKTRMAMFKKSLRITATASVTPEMEREKIKQFAVQEEKRQKNERLHQHQKHENQMRDLQLQCDSNIRELQQLQNEKCHLLIEHETQKLKELDEEHGQEIKEWREKLRPRKKALEEEFTRKLQEQEVFFKMSGESECLNPTTQSRVSKFYPIPNLHNSGL